The Hydra vulgaris chromosome 11, alternate assembly HydraT2T_AEP genome contains a region encoding:
- the LOC100208948 gene encoding ATP-binding cassette sub-family F member 2: MPSESAKKRKEKKKVAGRGKPNAKLTNGDATNGEENGTVNGDATPVNADPSSDFEKMKLSNISVAGVLLSHVDARDLHIGQISLRYHGVELLTDANIELNCGRRYGLLGANGCGKSTLMEALANRELPIPDHFDIFHLTNEIHASEKTALQCVMEVNNEKIRLEKEAEELTSRTEDERSHERLLDIYERLDELEAGKAETAASRLLHGLGFTPQMQATKTKDFSGGWRMRVALARALFVKPSILLLDEPTNHLDLDACVWLEEELKTYKRILVLVSHSQDFLNGVCTNILRMFQGKIISYSGNFDQYITTRAELEENQMKAYKREQEEIAHMKDYIARFGHGSAKLARQAQSKEKTLAKMIEGGLTQKVEAEKNIEFYFPDCEKLPPPVLAIEHVSFRYSETKPYIYKDLDFGMDLDTRVALVGPNGAGKSTLLKLLVGELAPTSGRIRKHQHLKFGRFHQHLHDILIMDMSALDWMMKTFPEEKEIEPMRRFLGRYGLTGKQQTCPIGNLSDGQRSRIIFAWLAYQNPHMLLLDEPTNHLDIETIDALAEAIKEFNGGVILVSHDFRLIMQVAKEIWVCEKGKVTPYKGDIFRYKKELKARIKDIAVK, from the exons ATGCCTTCAGAGTctgctaaaaaaagaaaagaaaaaaagaaagttgcTGGGCGTGGCAAGCCAAATGCTAAGTTAACTAATGGCGATGCTACAAATGGTGAAGAAAATGGAACGGTCAATGGAGACGCAACACCTGTTAATGCTGATCCGTCttcagattttgaaaaaatgaaactttcAAATATATCTGTTGCTGGTGTTTTACTATCTCATGTTGATGCAAGAGATTTGCACATTGGTCAAATATCACTGAGGTATCATGGTGTTGAACTTTTAACAGATGCTAACATCGAGTTAAATTGTGGTCGAAGATATGGTCTTCTTGGTGCTAATGGTTGTG gTAAATCCACTTTAATGGAAGCATTGGCAAATAGAGAACTTCCCATTCCTGATCATTTTGATATATTTCATTTAACAAATGAAATTCATGCAAGTGAAAAAACAGCCTTGCAATGTGTTATGGAGGTAAACAATGAAAAGATACGTCTTGAAAAAGAAGCTGAAGAGCTTACATCTCGAACTGAGGATGAACGTTCTCATGAAag GTTACTGGATATTTATGAAAGACTGGATGAATTAGAAGCTGGCAAAGCTGAAACTGCAGCATCTCGATTACTTCATGGACTTGGTTTTACACCCCAGATGCAAGCTacaaaaactaaagatttttctGGAGGTTGGCGAATGAGAGTAGCACTAGCTAGGGCGTTGTTTGTAAAACCCTCAATTCTTCTGTTGGATGAGCCAACAAATCATTTGGACTTAGATGCATGCGTATGGTTAGAAGAGGaacttaaaacatataaaaggaTATTGGTACTTGTATCACATTCTCAAGATTTTCTTAATGGAGTATGCACAAATATTTTGCGTATGTTTCAAGGAAAGATAATCAGTTACTCA gGTAACTTTGATCAATATATCACAACAAGAGCTGAGCTAGAAGAAAATCAAATGAAGGCATACAAACGAGAGCAGGAAGAGATAGCACATATGaag gaTTATATTGCTCGATTTGGGCATGGAAGTGCCAAGTTGGCCCGTCAAGCTCAGAGTAAAGAGAAAACACTTGCAAAAATGATCGAGGGAGGTTTAACACAAAAAGTTGAAGCTGAAAAg aatattGAGTTTTACTTTCCTGATTGTGAAAAACTTCCTCCACCTGTGTTAGCTATCGAACATGTTAGTTTTAGGTACAGTGAGacaaag ccatatatatataaagatcttGACTTTGGTATGGATTTGGACACACGAGTTGCATTAGTTGGACCTAATGGTGCTGGAAAAAgtactcttttaaaacttttagttggTGAGCTTGCACCAACCAGTGGAAGAATACGAAAACATCAACATCTTAAGTTTGGAAGATTTCATCAG cattTGCATGATATATTAATCATGGATATGTCAGCCTTGGATTGGATGATGAAAACTTTTCCTGAAGAAAAGGAAATTGAACCAATGCGTAGATTTCTAGGAAGATATGGACTTACAGGAAAGCAgcag ACTTGTCCAATTGGTAACTTATCGGACGGTCAGCGAAGTCGCATTATATTTGCATGGTTAGCTTATCAAAATCCACACATGCTATTGCTTGATGAACCTACGAATCATTTGGATATAGAAACTATTGATGCATTAGCAGAAGCTATTAAGGAATTCAACGGTGGAGTTATTTTAGTTAGTCACGATTTTCGCTTAATCATGCAG gTTGCGAAAGAAATATGGGTTTGTGAAAAAGGGAAGGTGACGCCTTATAAAGGAGACATATTCCGTTATAAAAAAGAGTTGAAAGCTAGAATTAAAGATATTGCTGTCAAATAA